One stretch of Pyrenophora tritici-repentis strain M4 chromosome 4, whole genome shotgun sequence DNA includes these proteins:
- a CDS encoding SPX domain-containing protein involved in vacuolar polyphosphate accumulation — protein MKFGTTLRKSVYAPWKDKYIDYDKLKKLLKDNEDDDSWTADDESAFVDELANVQLEKVHNFITDISQKLRDRTSACEKKLEPLAIGIQDDKENKDSQPEGASADAGDATRKPEPSQQEREKLLKEVLSELDNITKETKELEAFSRINFTAVIKATKKHDKIRGTSYRLRPFIDARIASHPLHTEDASPLLYRLSALYSFVRQSLEGKSKEALSFDESNAVGEDFTSYKFWVHMDNLFEVKTVILRRLPVLVYNPQTSKVAEGTQRDPTITSIYFDNPNFSLYTDKVNGKPDAASLRLRWYGHLNEKPEIVFEKKVIKEGDAAEEVRFPIKAKYVQSFLEDHYHMEKSIEKMEYRPNKDQKKLDNFKKAVTDIQGFIKEQKLQPMVRANYTRTAFQIPGDDRVRISLDTNLALIREDALDLDRPCRDPDDWHRRDIDNAQMEFPFKAIKKGEIHKFPYALLEIKVKGMKKYEWIEDLMHSHLVKESPRFSKFVHGVAKLFEDNVNTFPFWLSEVDNDIRKEPETAFDEEQEKKRKAAEDEFAVGSLFGARASPSYRRSMASPVGSPAAARSMPKSASAAAHSMPATHPQLPTIGSHLSQREQDNGNGTNNGRVEEEADSDEDDVPAFGKTTKQGRLASLFPSFSTSKYARKQQRKIQLPPGIRDPGVWIKDQGPVRVEAKVWLANQRTFIKWQHVSVLLASLSLGLYNAAGEANNIARALAVVYTCIAAFTLAWGYGMYVYRAKLIRERSGKDFDAITGPLVVCVGLAVALCLNFGFKVCYF, from the exons ATGAAGTTTGGAACGACACTCCGCAAGAGCGTGTATGCGCCATGGAAGGACAAGTACATCGACTACGATAAGCTTAAGAAGCTGCTCAAGGAcaacgaagacgacgactCCTGGACAGCCGACGACGAGAGCGCGTTTGTCGACGAGCTTGCAAACGTCCAGCTCGAAAAGGTGCACAACTTCATCACCGACATCTCGCAGAAGCTACGCGACCGGACCTCGGCGTGCGAGAAGAAGCTTGAACCATTGGCCATAGGGATTCAGGATGACAAGGAGAACAAGGACAGCCAGCCTGAAGGCGCGTCGGCCGACGCCGGCGATGCGACGAGGAAGCCCGAGCCTAGCCAGCAGGAACGGGAGAAGCTTTTGAAGGAGGTGTTGAGCGAACTGGACAACATCACAAAGGAGACCAAGGAGCTCGAGGCCTTTAGTAGAATCAACTTCACCGCCGTCATTAAGGCGACCAAGAAGCACGACAAGATCCGCGGCACCTCATACCGCCTGCGTCCCTTCATCGACGCCCGCATTGCCAGCCACCCGCTGCACACGGAAGATGCCTCGCCACTGCTATACAGACTGTCTGCGCTCTACTCATTTGTGCGACAGAGCTTGGAGGGCAAATCTAAGGAGGCCTTGTCATTTGACGAGAGCAACGCCGTGGGCGAGGACTTCACGTCCTACAAGT TCTGGGTCCACATGGACAACCTCTTCGAAGTCAAGACCGTCATCCTCCGCCGTCTTCCCGTCCTCGTATACAACCCTCAGACGTCTAAGGTCGCCGAGGGCACCCAGCGTGACCCAACAATCACCTCCATCTACTTCGACAATCCCAACTTTTCGCTGTACACGGACAAGGTTAATGGCAAGCCCGATGCGGCTTCACTACGTCTAAGGTGGTACGGGCATCTCAATGAGAAGCCCGAGATAGTATTCGAGAAGAAGGTCATCAAGGAGGGTGATGCGGCCGAGGAGGTCCGCTTCCCAATCAAGGCCAAATACGTTCAGTCTTTCCTCGAGGACCACTACCACATGGAGAAGAGCATCGAGAAGATGGAGTACCGGCCGAACAAGGACCAGAAGAAGCTTGACAACTTCAAGAAGGCTGTTACAGACATCCAGGGCTTCATCAAGGAGCAGAAGCTACAGCCCATGGTCCGCGCCAACTACACCCGCACCGCTTTCCAGATCCCCGGCGACGACCGCGTTCGCATCTCTCTAGACACCAACCTCGCCCTCATCCGCGAAGATGCGCTAGATCTCGACAGGCCATGCCGCGACCCGGATGACTGGCACAGGCGAGACATCGACAACGCTCAGATGGAATTCCCATTCAAGGCAATCAAGAAGGGCGAAATCCACAAGTTCCCATACGCGCTACTTGAAATTAAAGTCAAGGGCATGAAGAAGTATGAGTGGATTGAGGACCTGATGCACTCGCATCTTGTCAAGGAATCGCCGCGCTTCTCCAAGTTCGTCCACGGTGTCGCGAAGCTCTTCGAAGATAACGTCAACACTTTCCCCTTCTGGCTCAGCGAGGTGGACAACGACATTAGGAAAGAGCCGGAGACGGCTTTCGATGAAGAGCaggagaagaagcgcaaagcTGCCGAGGACGAGTTCGCTGTGGGTTCACTCTTCGGTGCCCGCGCAAGCCCCAGCTACCGTCGCTCCATGGCCTCGCCCGTCGGCTCCCCAGCAGCAGCACGTTCGATGCCCAAGAGCGCCAGCGCAGCAGCCCATTCCATGCCCGCTACCCATCCCCAGCTACCCACCATCGGCTCGCACCTCTCTCAACGCGAGCAAGATAACGGCAACGGCACCAACAACGGCCgcgtagaagaagaagctgaCTCGGACGAGGACGACGTCCCCGCCTTTGGCAAAACCACCAAACAAGGCCGTCTTGCCTCCCTCTTCCCCTCCTTCTCCACCTCAAAATACGCCCGTAAACAACAGCGCAAAATCCAACTTCCCCCTGGTATCAGAGACCCCGGCGTCTGGATCAAAGACCAAGGCCCTGTCCGCGTAGAAGCCAAGGTCTGGCTCGCCAACCAACGCACGTTTATAAAGTGGCAGCACGTTAGCGTCTTGCTCGCCTCTTTATCCCTCGGTCTATATAATGCAGCCGGCGAAGCGAATAACATCGCAAGAGCGCTTGCTGTCGTGTATACGTGTATTGCGGCCTTTACTCTGGCGTGGGGATATGGGATGTATGTTTACAGGGCGAAGTTGATCAGGGAGAGGAGTGGAAAAGACTTTGATGCTATTACTGGGCCACTTGTGGTTTGTGTGGGGTTGGCGGTTGCGTTGTGTCTGAATTTTGGGTTCAAGGTATGTTATTTCTGA